The following coding sequences are from one Kallotenue papyrolyticum window:
- a CDS encoding flippase, producing the protein MSDTLPISPRLAWALAAFVAGLLLLAAALPLLILWARRHARVADDPVARLVRNSAIPLVIQIGVRAIDFAFIAVLYRTLARQAITDYFFTATITTLILATIAEWGLNIWLVREVARDPAMITRAWGTSLLLRFALAALVVPVSLLIVAGYNWLAAAGLIPYGFDRRGAWLMLILALTVLPGAFNAAVTALFLATERPIVPALVNLFTNVISTLLKIAAIVLGLGIIGVALGALLATLISTLVFAALLRQAFGWPPLRYDAALARTMLRAGWPLMLNALLLAVFFRFDTTIIRAFRAEEYASYEAAYKWVALTQILPPIVINALFPMFSRQAANDRAALRQAYAYVSRVLLLLALPLAAGITIFAPWCIALLDRAEYVALGAPALALLIWYLPFSYVNGVTQYVLIALDRARTITLAFAIAAVFNFLANLLLVPRFGIQAAALVTVVSELVLYLPFWLVLRRELAPVPLWRLAWRPALATLGMAGAMLLARPAHPLLSLLVGPLLFAALLLLLGVIQDEDRRLARRALRRA; encoded by the coding sequence GTGAGCGACACCCTGCCCATCTCGCCGCGGCTGGCCTGGGCGCTGGCCGCCTTTGTCGCGGGCCTGCTGTTGCTGGCCGCCGCGCTCCCCCTGCTGATCCTCTGGGCGCGGCGGCATGCGCGCGTGGCGGACGACCCCGTTGCACGGCTGGTGCGCAACAGCGCGATCCCGCTGGTGATCCAGATCGGCGTGCGCGCGATCGACTTTGCCTTCATCGCCGTGCTCTACCGTACGCTGGCGCGCCAGGCGATCACCGATTATTTCTTCACCGCCACGATCACAACCCTGATTCTGGCGACCATCGCCGAATGGGGCCTCAACATCTGGCTGGTCCGCGAGGTCGCACGCGATCCGGCCATGATCACGCGCGCCTGGGGCACCAGTCTGCTGCTGCGCTTCGCCCTGGCAGCGCTGGTGGTGCCCGTGAGCCTGCTGATCGTGGCCGGCTACAACTGGCTGGCGGCGGCAGGCCTGATACCCTACGGTTTCGATCGGCGCGGCGCCTGGCTCATGCTGATCCTGGCACTGACGGTGCTGCCGGGCGCGTTTAATGCCGCGGTGACGGCGCTGTTTCTGGCGACCGAACGCCCGATCGTGCCGGCCCTGGTCAATCTGTTCACCAACGTCATCAGCACGCTGTTGAAGATCGCCGCGATTGTGCTGGGGCTGGGCATCATCGGCGTGGCGCTGGGGGCGCTGTTGGCGACGCTGATCAGTACGCTCGTCTTCGCTGCGCTGCTCCGGCAAGCCTTTGGCTGGCCACCGTTGCGCTACGATGCGGCCCTGGCGCGCACGATGCTCCGCGCCGGCTGGCCACTGATGCTCAACGCGCTGCTGCTGGCGGTCTTCTTTCGCTTCGATACGACGATCATCCGCGCCTTTCGCGCCGAGGAGTATGCTTCCTACGAGGCCGCCTACAAGTGGGTTGCCCTGACGCAGATCCTCCCGCCGATCGTGATCAACGCGTTGTTTCCGATGTTTTCGCGGCAGGCGGCCAACGATCGCGCAGCGTTGCGCCAGGCCTATGCCTATGTCAGTCGCGTGCTGTTGCTGCTAGCCCTGCCGCTGGCGGCGGGGATCACCATCTTCGCGCCCTGGTGCATCGCCCTGCTCGATCGCGCCGAGTATGTGGCCCTGGGCGCGCCCGCGCTGGCGCTGCTGATCTGGTACCTGCCCTTCAGCTATGTCAATGGCGTGACGCAGTACGTACTAATCGCGCTGGATCGTGCCAGAACGATCACGCTGGCCTTTGCCATCGCGGCGGTCTTCAATTTCCTGGCGAACCTGCTGCTGGTGCCGCGCTTCGGCATCCAGGCTGCGGCGCTGGTGACGGTGGTGTCGGAACTGGTGCTCTACCTGCCCTTCTGGTTGGTGCTGCGCCGCGAGCTGGCTCCCGTGCCGCTCTGGCGCCTGGCCTGGCGTCCGGCGCTGGCAACGCTGGGGATGGCCGGCGCGATGCTCCTGGCGCGTCCGGCGCATCCGCTGCTGAGCCTGCTGGTCGGGCCGCTGCTGTTCGCGGCACTGCTGCTGCTGCTGGGCGTGATCCAGGACGAGGATCGCCGCCTGGCACGTCGCGCGCTGCGGCGTGCGTAG
- a CDS encoding response regulator has translation MHTTILVVEDDRALRSVLCDILEDEGFRAVAVPSPAALAQTAPADADLLITDLLFDFEPVGLDVIRAARRTIRPDLPTLICSGAREQVERYAIEIELLGAQLLLKPFSVDELLGAVNRALDTPQPEPHGALV, from the coding sequence ATGCACACCACGATCCTGGTTGTCGAGGATGATCGCGCCTTACGTAGCGTATTATGCGACATCCTGGAAGACGAGGGCTTTCGTGCCGTTGCTGTCCCCTCTCCCGCGGCGCTCGCCCAGACCGCGCCAGCCGACGCTGATCTACTGATTACCGATCTCCTTTTTGATTTCGAACCGGTTGGTCTGGATGTCATCCGCGCCGCGCGGCGCACAATTCGCCCCGATCTGCCCACGCTGATCTGCAGCGGCGCGCGCGAACAGGTCGAGCGTTATGCCATAGAAATCGAGCTGCTTGGCGCACAGCTGTTGTTGAAACCGTTCTCGGTTGACGAACTGCTTGGTGCTGTGAATCGCGCGCTGGACACCCCCCAGCCAGAGCCTCACGGCGCGCTCGTCTAG
- a CDS encoding response regulator produces MSLSTGQPQRPRIVIIDDEHELATMLSHALTDEGYEVVVCIEGRNALHCIKEHRPNAVILDVVMPDTDGFEVLRQLRNDPDGRRLPVILMSAAWRGHEKQRHIGATLDIAPTVVLPKPFELAELDRALLQLGITA; encoded by the coding sequence ATGTCGCTCAGTACCGGCCAACCCCAACGCCCCCGCATTGTGATCATCGACGACGAACACGAGCTGGCCACCATGCTCTCCCATGCGCTCACCGATGAAGGGTACGAGGTCGTCGTCTGTATCGAGGGGCGCAACGCGCTGCACTGCATCAAGGAACACCGGCCCAACGCCGTCATTCTGGACGTCGTCATGCCCGACACCGACGGCTTCGAAGTCCTACGGCAATTACGTAATGATCCGGACGGTCGGCGTCTGCCGGTGATCCTGATGAGCGCCGCCTGGCGCGGGCATGAAAAGCAGCGTCACATCGGCGCGACCCTCGACATTGCGCCGACGGTAGTACTGCCCAAGCCCTTCGAACTCGCCGAACTGGATCGCGCCCTGCTCCAACTGGGCATCACCGCCTAA
- a CDS encoding UdgX family uracil-DNA binding protein (This protein belongs to the uracil DNA glycosylase superfamily, members of which act in excision repair of DNA. However, it belongs more specifically to UdgX branch, whose founding member was found to bind uracil in DNA (where it does not belong), without cleaving it, appears to promote DNA repair by a pathway involving RecA, rather than base excision.), whose amino-acid sequence MHDDRAAAMQRLRAEGLACTRCDLYLSGTPVVWGEGDPAARVMFIGQGPGEQEAKAGRPFVGPAGELLNALLAESGIQRQRLWITNVIKHWATKRNERGRLVNRDPRAAELRACRIWLDGELAIVQPRLLLCLGAPAAKAVIGKDFRLSEQRGQWFAGPNGTEAMATFHPSYLLRLQANDRAAFERARALVLDDLLRLKARAAEHSIPLA is encoded by the coding sequence ATGCATGACGACCGTGCCGCCGCCATGCAACGCCTGCGCGCGGAGGGCCTAGCCTGCACGCGCTGCGATCTCTACCTGAGCGGCACGCCGGTGGTCTGGGGCGAGGGCGATCCCGCAGCCCGCGTGATGTTCATCGGCCAGGGTCCGGGCGAGCAGGAGGCCAAAGCCGGGCGACCCTTCGTCGGGCCGGCGGGCGAATTGCTCAACGCGCTGCTGGCCGAAAGCGGCATCCAGCGACAACGTCTGTGGATCACCAACGTGATCAAACACTGGGCGACCAAACGCAACGAGCGCGGGCGGCTGGTCAACCGCGATCCGCGCGCCGCCGAGCTACGCGCCTGCCGCATCTGGCTCGACGGCGAGCTGGCGATCGTGCAGCCACGCCTGCTGCTGTGCCTGGGCGCGCCCGCGGCCAAGGCGGTGATCGGCAAAGATTTCCGGCTCAGCGAGCAGCGTGGTCAGTGGTTTGCCGGGCCCAACGGCACCGAGGCGATGGCCACCTTTCATCCTTCGTACCTGTTGCGCCTGCAGGCCAACGACCGTGCCGCGTTTGAGCGGGCGCGCGCGCTGGTGCTGGATGATCTGCTGCGCCTCAAGGCGCGCGCCGCCGAACACAGCATCCCTCTGGCGTAG
- the uvsE gene encoding UV DNA damage repair endonuclease UvsE, whose protein sequence is MTVHTPPLRLGFAVKVLGQPGLKSNDSRRWQNQPHLRVSIGYLHAIFDYLARQQINMYRISSDLAPYVTHPDLPQFHNQIKECRQELRALGARARALNLRLSFHPSQFIVLNSPDPTLVRKSIADLEAQAELLDAMELGPEAVVVIHVGGTYGDRVAGRERWITTYAHLPEVVRRRLVLEHDDLRYSAADVLAIHAATGVRLVFDYLHYWCHNPEGLALRPTLERFLATWPAGQRPKTHFSSPRTELRSLQRTQPDGKRATVLQEPVWTGHADFVNPFEFITFMRSAADLEFDVMLEAKAKDLALLRLRRDLPRYGPDVAARFGLSTAGSAAAPAMHQEQTRHA, encoded by the coding sequence ATGACAGTGCACACACCACCGTTACGGCTTGGCTTCGCGGTCAAGGTTCTGGGCCAGCCCGGCCTCAAAAGCAACGACTCGCGCCGCTGGCAGAACCAACCGCACCTGCGGGTCTCGATCGGCTACCTGCACGCCATCTTCGACTACCTGGCGCGGCAGCAGATCAATATGTATCGCATCTCTTCGGACCTGGCGCCCTACGTCACGCATCCCGATCTGCCGCAGTTTCACAACCAGATCAAAGAGTGTCGCCAGGAGCTGCGCGCGCTGGGTGCACGCGCCCGCGCGCTCAATCTGCGCCTGTCGTTCCATCCGTCGCAGTTCATCGTGCTCAACAGCCCAGACCCGACGCTGGTGCGCAAAAGCATTGCCGACCTGGAGGCGCAAGCCGAGCTGTTGGACGCCATGGAGCTAGGGCCGGAGGCGGTGGTGGTGATTCACGTTGGCGGCACCTACGGCGACCGCGTTGCCGGACGCGAACGCTGGATCACGACCTACGCGCACTTGCCGGAGGTGGTGCGCCGCCGCCTGGTGCTGGAGCACGACGACCTGCGCTACAGCGCCGCCGATGTGCTGGCGATCCATGCCGCCACGGGCGTGCGCCTGGTGTTCGACTACCTGCACTACTGGTGTCACAACCCCGAAGGGCTGGCGCTGCGCCCAACGCTGGAGCGCTTTCTGGCAACCTGGCCCGCCGGTCAGCGGCCGAAGACCCATTTTTCGTCGCCGCGCACCGAGCTGCGCAGCCTCCAGCGCACCCAGCCCGACGGCAAGCGCGCAACCGTGCTCCAGGAGCCGGTCTGGACCGGCCATGCCGACTTTGTCAACCCGTTTGAATTCATCACCTTTATGCGCAGCGCCGCTGATCTGGAGTTTGATGTCATGCTCGAAGCCAAAGCCAAGGACCTGGCGCTGCTGCGGCTGCGGCGCGACCTGCCGCGCTACGGCCCCGATGTCGCCGCGCGCTTCGGCCTCTCCACCGCAGGTAGCGCAGCCGCGCCGGCCATGCATCAGGAGCAGACGCGCCATGCATGA
- a CDS encoding sigma-70 family RNA polymerase sigma factor: protein MESRNDEAAWIAASLQGSHEAFARLVERYATPVYNLALRMLSSSAEAEDATQEILVRAYTRLASYDPSYKFSTWLFSIANNYCIDLLRRRRAQVVDLDEVAYSLPSSAPGPEHQALDQEQRAAVARAVNQLPVAYRQMTVLRYYLDLSYEEIAQVTGLPVSTIKTRLHRARRQLESLLAAEGALPWTAETRAS, encoded by the coding sequence ATGGAATCACGCAACGACGAGGCGGCATGGATCGCAGCCAGCCTCCAGGGCTCGCACGAAGCCTTTGCGCGTCTGGTGGAACGCTATGCTACGCCGGTGTATAACCTGGCTCTGCGCATGCTGAGCAGCAGCGCCGAGGCCGAAGATGCGACCCAGGAGATCCTGGTGCGCGCCTACACGCGGCTGGCCAGCTACGATCCCAGCTATAAGTTTTCGACCTGGTTGTTTTCGATCGCCAACAACTACTGCATCGATCTACTGCGGCGGCGACGCGCCCAGGTTGTCGATCTGGATGAGGTAGCGTATAGCCTGCCCAGCAGCGCGCCGGGACCGGAACACCAGGCGCTCGATCAGGAGCAACGTGCGGCGGTAGCCCGCGCGGTCAACCAGTTGCCCGTTGCCTACCGCCAGATGACGGTGCTCCGCTACTACCTTGATCTATCGTACGAAGAGATAGCGCAGGTGACCGGACTACCCGTTTCAACCATCAAAACGCGTCTACATCGCGCTCGTCGTCAGCTTGAGTCTCTGCTCGCAGCGGAAGGAGCCTTGCCGTGGACTGCCGAAACGCGCGCGTCCTGA
- a CDS encoding pyrimidine 5'-nucleotidase, whose protein sequence is MGIRAILFDLDNTLYPASSGVMQQIDRRIGDFVRQRLGLSEAEAQAVREHFYATYGTTLRGLQQRYGFVDTEEYLRFVHNVAIEQLLERNAALDRALGRLAVPKVIFTNSPREHAERVLRAIGVAHHFEQIFDLRYFNFVAKPDPAAYRHVLERLGVAGDEALFFEDTPHNLAPARALGMVTLLICDGSFVCPDADYHVPDILSGLAIAERLIADGQPRPSTARRPARRRCGESGAAQRDARPTPPAPHS, encoded by the coding sequence ATGGGCATTCGCGCGATCCTGTTTGATCTCGACAACACCCTGTATCCGGCTTCCTCAGGCGTGATGCAGCAGATCGACCGGCGGATCGGCGACTTTGTGCGCCAGCGTCTGGGCCTCTCCGAAGCGGAAGCGCAGGCGGTGCGCGAGCACTTCTACGCCACCTATGGTACGACGTTGCGCGGTCTGCAGCAACGCTACGGGTTTGTGGATACTGAGGAATATTTGCGCTTCGTGCATAACGTGGCGATCGAGCAGTTGCTGGAGCGCAACGCGGCCCTCGATCGGGCGCTCGGTCGTCTGGCGGTGCCCAAGGTGATCTTCACCAACTCGCCGCGTGAGCATGCCGAGCGCGTATTGCGCGCGATCGGGGTGGCGCACCATTTCGAGCAGATCTTCGATCTGCGCTATTTCAACTTCGTCGCCAAGCCCGATCCGGCGGCCTACCGGCATGTCCTGGAACGCCTGGGCGTGGCCGGCGATGAGGCGCTCTTCTTTGAGGATACGCCGCACAACCTTGCGCCGGCGCGCGCCTTGGGCATGGTGACCCTGTTGATCTGCGATGGCTCGTTCGTCTGTCCCGATGCCGACTACCATGTGCCGGATATCCTCAGCGGTCTGGCGATCGCCGAGCGGCTGATCGCGGATGGGCAGCCGCGTCCCTCGACCGCGCGGCGGCCAGCGCGTCGGCGGTGTGGTGAGTCCGGCGCTGCGCAGCGCGACGCCCGGCCTACTCCGCCTGCGCCTCATAGCTGA
- a CDS encoding DinB family protein, whose amino-acid sequence MPESLATIRALLSATSARWQQLAALPAELLTRRPAPREWSPMECLHHLLESEERVFAPRLAAILAGQSEIVPFDPQRDGTPYAAQRDPAELVAAFAAARAASLELLERLQPQDLERQARHLELGPITLGQQLHEWVAHDLVHTMQAERALMQPFIRAAGPWQADFAEHLIAAEADEA is encoded by the coding sequence ATGCCTGAGAGTCTGGCTACCATCCGCGCCCTGCTGAGCGCCACATCGGCGCGCTGGCAGCAGCTAGCCGCGCTGCCGGCAGAGTTGTTGACGCGCCGTCCGGCACCACGTGAGTGGTCGCCCATGGAGTGCCTGCACCATCTACTGGAAAGCGAGGAGCGCGTGTTTGCACCGCGTCTGGCTGCGATTCTGGCCGGCCAGAGCGAGATCGTTCCGTTTGATCCCCAGCGCGATGGCACGCCCTACGCTGCGCAGCGCGATCCCGCCGAGCTGGTGGCGGCCTTTGCCGCGGCGCGCGCCGCCAGCCTGGAGCTGCTGGAGCGGCTCCAGCCGCAGGATCTGGAGCGCCAGGCGCGTCATCTGGAGCTTGGCCCGATCACCCTGGGCCAGCAACTGCACGAGTGGGTCGCCCATGATCTGGTGCATACCATGCAGGCCGAGCGCGCCCTGATGCAGCCTTTCATCCGCGCCGCCGGTCCGTGGCAGGCCGACTTCGCCGAGCATCTGATCGCCGCAGAGGCTGACGAGGCATGA
- a CDS encoding class I SAM-dependent methyltransferase, translating into MSDATRRFSSRVAAYLRGRPAYPPALLTLLQEQCGLRPGSVVADIGAGTGLLTQGLLAAGARVYAVEPNAAMRAAAEELLGALPGFHSVAGTAEDTGLPVCSVDLITAAQAFHWFDPAPTRREWQRIMRPNAWAVLIWNDRDDDASPLMRAYEELLQTWSIDYRQVDHRRIDAAALTTFFGAGGFAQRQLPHQQRLDWEGLRARLLSTSYVPPADDPRAEPMLAALRALFEVHQQDGAVVLHYTTRVFWGRLRP; encoded by the coding sequence ATGAGCGACGCAACCAGGCGCTTTTCCTCGCGCGTGGCGGCCTATCTGCGCGGACGGCCCGCGTATCCGCCGGCGTTGCTGACACTGTTGCAGGAGCAGTGCGGCCTGCGTCCCGGCAGCGTCGTCGCCGACATCGGCGCGGGTACCGGCCTGTTGACCCAAGGCCTGCTGGCAGCGGGCGCACGCGTGTACGCGGTCGAGCCCAATGCGGCCATGCGCGCCGCGGCGGAAGAGCTTCTGGGCGCGCTGCCCGGTTTCCACAGCGTCGCCGGCACGGCGGAGGACACCGGCCTGCCGGTATGCAGCGTCGATCTGATCACCGCGGCCCAGGCCTTCCACTGGTTCGATCCCGCGCCGACACGGCGTGAGTGGCAGCGCATCATGCGGCCCAACGCCTGGGCTGTGCTGATCTGGAACGATCGCGACGACGACGCATCGCCGCTGATGCGCGCTTACGAGGAGCTGCTCCAGACCTGGAGCATCGACTACCGCCAGGTCGATCACCGGCGCATCGATGCCGCCGCGCTGACTACCTTCTTCGGCGCGGGCGGCTTCGCGCAGCGCCAGCTCCCTCATCAGCAACGCCTGGACTGGGAAGGCCTCCGGGCGCGCCTGCTGTCAACCTCCTACGTGCCGCCCGCCGACGATCCGCGTGCTGAGCCGATGCTGGCGGCGTTGCGCGCGTTGTTCGAGGTCCACCAGCAGGATGGAGCGGTGGTGCTACACTACACTACGCGCGTCTTCTGGGGACGGCTGCGTCCATAG
- a CDS encoding flavin monoamine oxidase family protein — MGAAADVAMDAVPPLDVLVVGAGLAGLAAARALHDQGRSVLVLEARERVGGRVLSHALGHDSVDLGAQWIGPGQPRIAALVAELGLTTFPQWSTGRKLLDLGGRLRAYRHTVPSLPLTSLLELQWAITRLERLCRQVPLDRPLAAPRAAAWDRLSMADWLDRHVRSAEARAVLAGAVRAIFAAEPQTLSLLHVLFYLHSGGGLMKLAAVKGGAQQTRIQGGAQQIAQRLAQRLAPRVILGAPVTRVVQDATGVTLHSAQGRYRARYAILAIPPPLLAALSFEPPLPAARQALAQAPMGATIKCVVAYRTPWWRAAGWSGEVLSDSSPLGLVFDDSPPDGAYGALVAFLLGDAARAWSGRPVAARARIVRDELVRFFGPAARAVIGYVEKDWPADAWSRGCYAAYLPPRLLTATNVDPRAPVGRIHWAGTETARVWHGYMEGALESGARAADEVLTRLRHAHAHESAEETG, encoded by the coding sequence ATGGGTGCTGCCGCCGACGTTGCAATGGATGCCGTACCGCCGCTCGATGTGCTGGTGGTCGGCGCCGGGCTGGCCGGGCTGGCTGCCGCGCGCGCACTGCACGATCAGGGCCGTTCCGTGCTCGTGCTCGAGGCGCGCGAGCGCGTCGGCGGGCGGGTGCTGAGCCATGCGCTGGGCCACGACAGCGTCGACCTCGGCGCGCAGTGGATCGGCCCCGGCCAGCCGCGCATCGCAGCGCTGGTGGCGGAGCTGGGGCTGACCACCTTTCCGCAGTGGAGCACGGGCCGCAAGCTGCTCGATCTTGGCGGTCGCCTGCGCGCCTACCGCCATACCGTGCCCTCCTTGCCGCTGACGAGTCTGCTGGAGCTGCAGTGGGCGATCACCCGTCTGGAGCGCCTGTGCCGGCAGGTACCGCTTGACCGCCCGTTGGCCGCGCCCCGCGCTGCTGCCTGGGATCGCCTCAGCATGGCCGACTGGCTCGATCGTCATGTGCGCAGCGCTGAAGCGCGCGCAGTACTGGCGGGCGCGGTGCGCGCCATCTTCGCCGCTGAGCCGCAGACGCTCTCCTTGCTGCACGTCCTGTTCTATCTCCACTCCGGCGGCGGGTTGATGAAGCTGGCCGCCGTCAAGGGCGGCGCGCAACAGACGCGCATTCAGGGCGGCGCGCAGCAGATCGCGCAGCGTCTGGCGCAACGCCTCGCGCCGCGCGTGATCCTTGGCGCGCCGGTGACGCGCGTCGTCCAGGATGCGACGGGCGTCACGCTCCACAGCGCGCAGGGCCGCTACCGTGCGCGCTATGCGATTCTCGCCATTCCGCCACCGCTGCTCGCCGCGCTGAGCTTTGAACCGCCGCTGCCCGCGGCACGCCAGGCGCTCGCACAGGCGCCGATGGGCGCGACGATCAAATGTGTCGTGGCCTACCGCACGCCCTGGTGGCGCGCCGCCGGGTGGAGTGGCGAGGTGCTGAGCGACAGCAGTCCGCTGGGTCTGGTCTTCGACGACAGCCCGCCCGACGGCGCCTATGGCGCGCTGGTCGCATTTCTGCTCGGCGACGCGGCGCGTGCTTGGAGTGGTCGTCCCGTGGCCGCGCGTGCGCGCATAGTGCGCGATGAGCTGGTGCGCTTCTTCGGGCCGGCGGCGCGCGCCGTGATCGGCTACGTCGAGAAGGACTGGCCCGCGGATGCCTGGAGCCGCGGCTGCTACGCCGCCTACCTGCCGCCACGCCTGCTGACCGCCACCAACGTCGATCCGCGCGCGCCCGTCGGACGCATCCATTGGGCCGGCACCGAAACCGCGCGCGTCTGGCATGGCTACATGGAGGGCGCACTGGAGTCGGGCGCGCGCGCCGCCGACGAGGTGCTGACGCGCCTGCGCCACGCACATGCACATGAGTCCGCCGAGGAGACCGGATGA
- a CDS encoding M28 family metallopeptidase — MNPQHPAPRTAAPPGVTPVDQRFALRALEHIRYLTETIGPRPSTGTGERRAAEYVAVVWQRAGLEPRIEPFLSGRSTYRPYALAFAAGLLGTLIGQTRPTRSGTLPAALLNAAGAWAFFREAELSDHWARRLLPRGPSQNVVAIIPPTDTPRHRVVLYGHLDTHRTPIFYSSPLWLRAFSSLVGACFAGLLLQAINNGWAALRGRAPAKLTALAATGVQLFGLTMTLHADRTPFTPGANDNASGAASVLALGERLADAPLRYTEVWVVANGCEELGAYGIRALLDAHATELRDADLIALDMVGIGAPTLLLREGLLLPSRPDPQLLSLAREVAARHPGLLAGEHQGGAYTDTGMVTRRGFRGLTIDSQIPPGHPAAAAMGYWHQMSDTFDKIEPTCLARAHAFVWALLQEIDRRSSSAPQATLAIARG; from the coding sequence ATGAACCCTCAGCATCCAGCGCCGCGCACCGCCGCGCCGCCCGGTGTGACGCCGGTCGATCAGCGCTTTGCGCTGCGCGCGCTAGAGCATATCCGCTACCTGACGGAAACGATCGGGCCGCGGCCGTCCACCGGCACCGGTGAGCGCCGCGCCGCCGAGTACGTGGCCGTGGTCTGGCAACGCGCCGGCCTGGAGCCGCGCATCGAGCCGTTTCTCAGCGGGCGCTCCACCTACCGGCCCTATGCCCTGGCCTTTGCCGCCGGGCTGCTGGGCACGCTGATCGGCCAGACGCGCCCGACGCGCTCGGGCACGCTGCCGGCTGCGTTGCTCAACGCCGCCGGCGCATGGGCCTTCTTCCGCGAAGCCGAACTCAGCGATCACTGGGCGCGCCGGCTGCTGCCGCGCGGGCCAAGCCAGAACGTGGTCGCCATCATCCCGCCGACCGACACGCCACGCCACCGCGTGGTGCTCTACGGCCACCTCGACACGCATCGTACCCCGATCTTCTACAGCAGCCCGCTGTGGCTGCGCGCCTTTTCCTCGCTGGTGGGCGCCTGCTTCGCCGGGCTGCTGCTCCAGGCGATCAACAACGGCTGGGCCGCGCTGCGTGGGCGCGCTCCGGCCAAGCTGACGGCACTGGCGGCCACGGGGGTGCAACTGTTCGGCCTGACGATGACGCTGCACGCCGATCGCACGCCCTTCACCCCCGGCGCCAACGACAACGCCAGCGGCGCAGCCAGCGTGCTGGCCCTGGGCGAGCGCCTGGCCGATGCCCCCTTGCGTTACACCGAGGTCTGGGTCGTCGCCAACGGCTGCGAGGAACTGGGCGCCTACGGCATTCGCGCCCTGCTCGACGCGCACGCCACCGAACTGCGCGACGCCGATCTGATCGCGCTGGACATGGTCGGCATTGGCGCGCCGACGCTGCTGCTGCGCGAAGGGCTGCTGCTCCCCAGTCGGCCCGATCCGCAGCTCCTGAGTCTCGCGCGCGAGGTGGCAGCTCGCCATCCGGGCTTGCTCGCCGGCGAGCACCAGGGTGGTGCCTACACCGACACGGGCATGGTCACGCGGCGCGGCTTTCGCGGCCTGACGATCGACTCGCAGATCCCGCCCGGCCATCCCGCAGCCGCGGCGATGGGCTATTGGCACCAGATGAGCGATACCTTCGACAAGATCGAGCCGACGTGTCTGGCGCGTGCACATGCCTTTGTGTGGGCGCTGTTGCAGGAAATCGATCGACGCTCGTCGTCGGCCCCGCAGGCTACCCTGGCCATCGCGCGGGGATGA